In one Diprion similis isolate iyDipSimi1 chromosome 6, iyDipSimi1.1, whole genome shotgun sequence genomic region, the following are encoded:
- the LOC124406702 gene encoding histone H1-like yields the protein MADKVAATAVAASPASASPAAQATPTKKAAGAKAKIPRAKPAHPRTSDMVTSAIQTLKERGGSSLQAIKKYIASTYKVDAEKQAPFIKRYLKSAVATGALVQTKGKGASGSFKIPTNKSDAPKPKVKRAAPKATVPKKKPAASTVAAAKKPATAVKKAAVAKKPSAVTPPTKEKRKAAKSPVIKSPKVKSPSKAKKAAKAPTSKPKAPKPKKAAAAAPKTAKPAAKKPVASKKK from the coding sequence GGCAGTCGCCGCTAGCCCAGCATCAGCAAGCCCAGCAGCGCAGGCCACACCAACGAAAAAGGCGGCAGGAGCCAAGGCAAAGATCCCTCGTGCCAAGCCAGCGCATCCACGGACTTCTGACATGGTTACCAGCGCTATCCAAACTCTAAAGGAACGTGGAGGTTCATCCCTGCAGGCTATCAAGAAGTACATCGCGTCGACGTACAAAGTAGACGCTGAGAAACAAGCGCCGTTCATTAAGAGGTATCTGAAGTCAGCTGTGGCTACCGGAGCTTTAGTTCAGACCAAAGGTAAGGGTGCATCTGGGTCTTTCAAAATTCCCACCAACAAATCCGACGCACCAAAGCCTAAGGTAAAGCGTGCTGCACCGAAGGCTACTGTTCCGAAAAAGAAGCCCGCTGCATCGACTGTTGCCGCAGCCAAGAAGCCTGCTACCGCTGTCAAGAAAGCTGCAGTTGCCAAGAAGCCTAGCGCTGTAACGCCACCCACGAAGGAAAAACGCAAGGCAGCCAAGAGCCCAGTCATTAAATCGCCGAAAGTGAAGAGCCCATCGAAGGCTAAGAAGGCTGCCAAAGCACCAACCAGCAAACCCAAGGCGCCTAAACCAAAAAaggcggcagcagcagcacccaAGACCGCAAAACCTGCAGCGAAGAAGCCAGTTGCATCAAAGAAGAAGTGA